In Piliocolobus tephrosceles isolate RC106 chromosome 5, ASM277652v3, whole genome shotgun sequence, a single genomic region encodes these proteins:
- the LOC111525961 gene encoding LOW QUALITY PROTEIN: putative olfactory receptor 2B8 (The sequence of the model RefSeq protein was modified relative to this genomic sequence to represent the inferred CDS: inserted 1 base in 1 codon), giving the protein MRRFNNTFDYNNGFILVGFSEWPRLEMALLVAISIFYIMTLVGNSAIIILSCLDPILHTPMYFFLANLSFLDLCYTTSTVPQMLINIRSHQRDISFIGCVAQLFIFLGLGSTECVLLSVMAFDRYIAICQPLHYMVIMHSRLCQQLAAVAWVTGFSNSLVQTVXFLLSRCGQHQVENFFCEVPAMLQLSCVDTWINEVEMYAAVVVIKVIPVGLILFSYINIVKAVVSIQSFEGRKKAFNTCGSHLLVVIMFYGSAISGYAYMAPKSNTAKLKGKLLALFYGLITPMLNPLIYTLRNKDVKGAVKKLLGREQEQGQNVA; this is encoded by the exons ATGAGAAGATTCAATAACACCTTTGATTACAACAATGGCTTTATTCTGGTGGGCTTCTCTGAATGGCCCAGACTAGAAATGGCTCTTCTTGTGGCCATCTCCATCTTCTACATAATGACCCTCGTTGGGAATTCAGCCATCATTATCTTATCCTGCCTTGATCCCATACTCCATACACCCATGTATTTCTTTCTGGCCAATCTCTCCTTTTTGGACCTCTGCTATACAACTTCCACTGTTCCCCAGATGCTGATAAATATACGGAGCCACCAGAGAGACATTAGCTTCATAGGATGCGTAGCTCAACTCTTCATCTTCCTTGGTCTAGGATCCACTGAATGTGTACTTCTCTCAGTAATGGCCTTTGATCGTTATATAGCAATTTGCCAGCCACTCCATTACATGGTTATCATGCATTCTCGACTATGCCAGCAATTGGCAGCAGTGGCTTGGGTAACAGGTTTCAGCAACTCCTTGGTGCAGACAG CTTTCTTGTTATCTCGCTGTGGTCAACACCAAGTGGAGAATTTCTTCTGTGAGGTACCTGCCATGCTTCAGTTATCATGTGTTGATACATGGATCAATGAAGTGGAGATGTATGCAGCTGTGGTGGTCATAAAGGTCATCCCAGTTGGATTAATTCTGTTTTCTTACATCAACATTGTCAAAGCAGTAGTAAGCATCCAATCTTTTGAGGGTCGCAAGAAGGCCTTCAATACGTGTGGGTCTCATCTGCTGGTGGTTATTATGTTCTATGGCTCTGCCATTAGTGGTTATGCATATATGGCACCTAAGAGCAACACAGCCAAATTGAAGGGCAAGCTTCTTGCACTTTTCTATGGACTCATAACTCCAATGCTCAATCCCCTCATCTATACCTTGAGAAATAAGGATGTTAAGGGAGCAGTGAAGAAGCTACTAGGAAGAGAACAAGAGCAAGGTCAGAACGTGGCTTAA